A window from Pseudomonas sp. MRSN 12121 encodes these proteins:
- the hppD gene encoding 4-hydroxyphenylpyruvate dioxygenase: MADIFENPMGLMGFEFIEFASPTPNTLEPIFEIMGFTKVATHRSKDVHLYRQGAINLILNNEPNSIASYFAAEHGPSVCGMAFRVKDSQKAYKRALELGAQPIHIETGPMELHLPAIKGIGGAPLYLIDRFGEGSSIYDIDFVYLEGVDRHPQGAGLKIIDHLTHNVYRGRMAYWAGFYEKLFNFREIRYFDIKGEYTGLTSKAMTAPDGMIRIPLNEESSKGAGQIEEFLMQFNGEGIQHVAFLTDDLVKTWDALKKIGMRFMTAPPDTYYEMLEGRLPNHGEPVKELQSRGILLDGSSEQGDKRLLLQIFSETLMGPVFFEFIQRKGDDGFGEGNFKALFESIERDQVRRGVLTTE, translated from the coding sequence ATGGCAGATATCTTCGAAAACCCGATGGGCCTGATGGGCTTTGAATTCATCGAATTCGCATCGCCCACCCCCAATACCCTCGAGCCGATCTTCGAGATCATGGGTTTCACCAAAGTCGCGACCCACCGCTCCAAGGACGTGCATCTGTATCGTCAGGGCGCGATCAACCTGATCCTCAACAACGAACCCAACAGCATCGCCTCGTACTTCGCGGCCGAGCACGGCCCGTCGGTGTGCGGCATGGCGTTCCGCGTCAAGGATTCGCAAAAGGCCTACAAGCGTGCCCTGGAACTCGGCGCCCAGCCGATCCATATCGAAACCGGCCCGATGGAGCTGCACCTGCCGGCAATCAAGGGCATCGGCGGCGCGCCGCTGTACCTGATCGACCGTTTCGGCGAGGGCAGCTCGATCTATGACATCGACTTCGTCTACCTCGAAGGCGTGGACCGCCACCCGCAGGGTGCTGGCCTGAAGATCATCGACCACCTGACCCACAACGTGTACCGCGGGCGCATGGCCTATTGGGCCGGCTTCTACGAGAAGCTGTTCAACTTCCGCGAGATCCGCTACTTCGACATCAAGGGCGAATACACCGGCCTGACCTCCAAGGCCATGACCGCTCCCGACGGCATGATCCGCATCCCGCTGAACGAAGAGTCGTCCAAGGGCGCGGGGCAGATCGAAGAGTTCCTGATGCAGTTCAACGGCGAGGGCATCCAGCACGTGGCCTTCCTCACCGACGACCTGGTCAAGACCTGGGATGCGCTGAAGAAGATCGGCATGCGCTTCATGACCGCGCCGCCGGACACCTACTATGAAATGCTCGAAGGCCGCCTGCCGAACCACGGCGAGCCGGTGAAGGAGCTGCAATCGCGCGGCATCCTGCTGGACGGCTCCTCGGAGCAGGGCGACAAGCGCCTGCTGCTGCAGATCTTCTCGGAAACCCTGATGGGCCCGGTGTTCTTCGAATTCATCCAGCGTAAAGGCGACGATGGTTTCGGCGAGGGCAACTTCAAGGCACTGTTCGAATCGATCGAACGCGACCAAGTCCGTCGCGGCGTGCTCACCACCGAGTAA
- a CDS encoding DMT family transporter produces the protein MKTVDQICAGPSAVPVYCKLAAVTMIWGGTFVAGRLLAGSLAPLLAASLRFLLASLALLLFMAIARIAPVRPSLAQLAQLSVLGFFGIFFYNLCFFEGLQSINASRASLIVALNPAVIALASWALFKERLGGVRLLGIVLCLLGAAVVILSRDPGALASGAGGWRGDVLIFGCVLGWGVYSLFSRNLNRTLGSLQTVTYSILLGTAMLWGATALRGELRLEALSGLGLEQGLSLLYLGVLGSALAYIWYYDGLRQIGATRSGVFIALNPLTAVLLGALLLDERLSLAMGLGGVLILWGIYQCNKPLASPGKKRIL, from the coding sequence ATGAAAACCGTCGATCAAATCTGTGCCGGGCCGTCTGCTGTGCCGGTGTATTGCAAGCTGGCCGCGGTCACCATGATCTGGGGCGGCACCTTCGTCGCCGGGCGCCTGCTGGCGGGCAGCCTGGCGCCATTGCTGGCCGCCAGCCTGCGCTTTCTCCTGGCCAGCCTGGCCTTGCTGCTGTTCATGGCGATCGCGCGGATCGCCCCGGTACGCCCCAGCCTGGCGCAGCTTGCGCAACTGAGCGTGCTGGGTTTTTTCGGGATCTTTTTTTACAACCTGTGTTTCTTCGAAGGGCTGCAGTCGATCAATGCGTCCCGGGCCTCGCTGATTGTCGCCCTGAACCCGGCGGTCATCGCCCTGGCGTCCTGGGCGCTGTTCAAGGAGCGCCTGGGGGGCGTCCGCCTGTTGGGCATCGTCCTGTGCCTGCTGGGCGCGGCGGTGGTGATTCTCAGCCGCGATCCGGGGGCCCTGGCGAGCGGCGCCGGTGGCTGGCGCGGCGACGTGCTGATTTTCGGCTGTGTGCTGGGCTGGGGCGTCTATTCGTTGTTTTCGCGGAATCTGAACCGCACGCTGGGTTCCTTGCAGACCGTGACCTATTCGATCCTGCTGGGCACCGCCATGCTCTGGGGCGCCACCGCGCTGCGCGGCGAGCTACGCCTCGAGGCCTTGAGCGGCCTGGGCCTGGAGCAGGGCCTGAGCCTGCTGTATCTCGGCGTGTTGGGCTCGGCCCTGGCCTATATCTGGTATTACGACGGCCTGCGCCAGATCGGCGCCACCCGCTCGGGGGTGTTTATCGCGCTCAATCCGCTGACTGCGGTGCTGCTCGGTGCGCTGCTGCTGGACGAGCGCCTGAGCCTGGCCATGGGCCTGGGCGGCGTGCTGATCCTCTGGGGCATCTACCAGTGCAACAAACCCCTTGCGAGCCCTGGAAAAAAGCGGATTTTATAG
- a CDS encoding LysR family transcriptional regulator, which yields MTLSQLQIFSLVAELRGFTSAASRLGISQSAVSHALKGLEQELGVELIRRHQSLVELTDIGQQLLLRARAILGLAATMEQEAADARGMKRGTLRIGSFGPTSSMKLLPAILQRFRQAHPGIEVHIDEGPDRQVLQWLEERRIDIGFVVLPQERFDCIALVEDQMVALVPSQHALADQDSVSLAELCNDPFILTEAGSAELVSRLFLAARLSPNIRYRSSQLLSTLESVARGDGLTLVAQLSLPEPGDPRYRVKALAPAARRQVGLAVLDRRQSSPATLAFIELARSLYRGG from the coding sequence ATGACCTTGAGCCAACTGCAGATCTTTTCCCTGGTGGCCGAGTTGCGCGGCTTCACCAGCGCCGCCAGCCGCCTGGGCATCAGCCAGTCCGCGGTGTCCCACGCGCTCAAGGGCCTGGAGCAGGAGCTGGGTGTGGAGTTGATCCGGCGTCATCAGTCGCTGGTGGAGCTCACCGATATCGGCCAGCAATTGTTGCTGCGGGCCCGGGCGATCCTCGGCCTGGCCGCCACCATGGAGCAGGAAGCCGCCGACGCACGCGGCATGAAACGTGGCACCTTGCGTATCGGCTCGTTTGGCCCGACCTCGTCGATGAAGCTGCTGCCGGCGATCCTCCAGCGCTTTCGCCAGGCCCATCCCGGGATCGAGGTGCACATCGACGAGGGGCCCGACCGGCAAGTGTTGCAATGGCTGGAGGAACGGCGCATCGACATTGGTTTCGTGGTGCTGCCCCAGGAACGCTTCGACTGTATCGCCCTGGTGGAAGACCAGATGGTGGCGCTGGTTCCCAGCCAGCACGCCCTGGCCGACCAGGACTCGGTGAGCCTCGCCGAGCTGTGCAACGACCCGTTCATCCTCACTGAAGCAGGCTCCGCCGAGCTGGTTTCCCGCCTGTTCCTCGCCGCCAGGCTGAGCCCCAACATCCGCTACCGCAGTTCGCAACTGCTCAGCACCCTGGAGAGCGTGGCCCGCGGCGATGGGCTGACCCTGGTGGCCCAGTTGTCGCTGCCCGAGCCCGGCGACCCGCGTTACCGGGTCAAGGCGCTTGCGCCTGCAGCGCGCCGCCAGGTGGGCCTGGCCGTACTGGACCGGCGGCAGTCGTCGCCGGCGACCCTGGCCTTTATCGAGCTGGCCCGGAGCCTGTACCGCGGTGGCTGA
- a CDS encoding EAL domain-containing protein codes for MPLTAKGPLKRSTRNLLTLLIGLLPVALGVLILYMQAERVLMRSSQETAEEAIRQFDLMLDNTDIAARALLAQVGQPCDESRQLALREQVTRRPFVRSTNLVWRNDNYCSSLLGQSSFVLDPADYVDGKLWLMNGNPVTPNTALLVYRLQDGERAALATIDGYHLSNALRLISRFAELQLQVGPYWLADDGQVHESVAPPPAVAPYRMASSRYPYSVNAGFAEGDVWRYMKSQYPALFSLLIFFGALAAVLGHWLQKRSSSPSRELQRALEAAEFIPYFQPVVRGDSKQWAGIEVLMRWQHPREGLVRPDLFIPFAEHSGLIVPMTRSLMRQTGLLLAPHARTFIDDFHIGINITASHCHDMALLDDCREFLGLFPPGKVRLVLELTERELVEPSAITHTLFEELHKLGVMIAIDDFGTGHSSLAYLRKFNVDYLKIDQSFVAMIGVDALSRHILDSIIELSGKLELGIVAEGVETLEQQDYLAAHGVDFLQGYLFGRPMPGEEFLQALLRH; via the coding sequence ATGCCATTGACTGCCAAAGGCCCGTTGAAACGCTCCACCCGCAACCTGCTGACGCTGCTGATCGGTTTGCTGCCGGTGGCCCTGGGCGTGCTGATCCTTTATATGCAGGCCGAGCGCGTGCTAATGCGCAGCAGCCAGGAAACCGCCGAGGAAGCGATCCGCCAGTTCGACCTGATGCTCGACAACACCGATATCGCCGCCCGGGCGCTGCTGGCCCAGGTCGGGCAACCCTGCGACGAGAGCAGGCAACTGGCGCTGCGCGAACAGGTCACGCGCCGCCCCTTTGTGCGTTCGACCAACCTGGTATGGCGCAACGACAACTATTGCAGCTCGCTGCTCGGCCAGTCCTCGTTCGTGCTCGACCCGGCCGACTATGTCGACGGTAAGCTGTGGCTGATGAATGGCAACCCGGTCACCCCCAACACCGCGTTGCTGGTCTATCGCCTGCAGGACGGCGAGCGTGCCGCCCTGGCGACCATCGACGGGTATCACCTGAGCAATGCCTTGCGCCTGATCAGCCGCTTTGCCGAGTTGCAACTGCAAGTGGGGCCCTATTGGCTGGCCGATGATGGCCAGGTGCATGAATCCGTCGCCCCTCCCCCTGCGGTCGCCCCTTACCGGATGGCTTCCTCGCGTTATCCCTACAGCGTCAACGCAGGGTTCGCCGAAGGCGATGTCTGGCGCTACATGAAGTCGCAGTACCCTGCCCTGTTCAGCCTGCTGATCTTCTTCGGGGCGCTGGCGGCGGTCCTGGGCCATTGGCTGCAAAAGCGCTCGTCGTCCCCCAGCCGCGAACTGCAACGCGCCCTGGAAGCCGCGGAGTTCATTCCATACTTTCAGCCCGTGGTGCGTGGCGACAGCAAACAGTGGGCCGGCATCGAGGTGCTGATGCGCTGGCAACACCCCCGCGAAGGCCTGGTGCGCCCGGACCTGTTCATTCCCTTCGCCGAGCATTCCGGCCTGATCGTGCCCATGACCCGCTCGCTGATGCGGCAGACCGGCCTGCTGCTGGCGCCTCACGCCCGGACCTTCATCGACGACTTTCACATCGGCATCAACATCACCGCCAGCCATTGTCACGACATGGCGTTGCTCGACGATTGCCGGGAGTTTCTCGGCCTGTTTCCGCCGGGCAAGGTGCGGCTGGTCCTGGAACTGACCGAGCGCGAGCTGGTGGAGCCCAGTGCAATCACCCATACCTTGTTCGAAGAACTGCACAAGTTGGGGGTGATGATCGCCATCGACGACTTCGGCACCGGCCATTCCAGCCTCGCTTACTTGCGCAAGTTCAATGTCGATTATCTGAAGATCGACCAGAGTTTCGTCGCTATGATCGGCGTCGACGCCCTGTCCCGCCACATACTCGACAGCATCATCGAACTGTCGGGCAAACTCGAACTGGGCATAGTCGCCGAAGGCGTGGAAACCCTCGAACAGCAGGATTACCTGGCCGCCCACGGGGTCGACTTCCTGCAGGGCTACTTGTTCGGCAGGCCGATGCCCGGCGAAGAGTTCCTGCAGGCGCTGCTGCGCCATTAA